Genomic segment of Eupeodes corollae chromosome 2, idEupCoro1.1, whole genome shotgun sequence:
TTTGTACGCCTCAGACTCGGCCACACTTCAACAACCCACCAACACCTActcaccagaaacaaccacccGATGTGTATAACATGCAACACAACTTTGAATATCTCACACATCCTCGAAAATTGCCAAATCTCGAAACTAATTATGGactctgtttttaaaaatctacaatttaTGATACACTAAAAAATCCTACAtcgaaaatgtaaataaatttattgaaactcTAAAATTAActctataaatattattaaaataaagagcCAATAGTCTCCGCAGCTAGGCTCTTACCTTTTGTATTagcttgtaatttaaattacgtgttaataaataataataataaatagtcAATTTTCAGCGAAAGGTCGAGATACTTAATAGGACAATTtacggttgtcaattttgggatccgaaataattttacaattcggtagtcaatatgacaaccacggtagtcaatttAACTACCGCATGGGCAATATAACAATTTTCGATAGTCaacttttgtattaaatatgACAACcgattgtcatattgactaccgaactTGGTTCTATCGAATACTTttattgtcatattgactactcgAAATTAACAATAGAAAATTGTTCTTTTGACTACCTATTagtcaacttttaaaaataaggttgtcatattgtCTATGATGATAGTCAATGCGTCAATTGGACCAAATTTGATGTTGACAACCTATGatttttttgtgtacaaaattaaCATATCGTTTCATTCtcattgttccatttttttcaacTGTCACTGTCAAATTGTGGtgagtcaaataaaaaaatactatttctaTTTGGAATCAGCTGTTCTGCTATAGCCACATATaccaatacccgtgttttgttggaaaacctATCAAGAGGATAGTGggattttacacaaataacaaaaacaatatccgcagtaagattactaccgataaaagttaaagtataataatacggatgggtttttgtaatttatacgagtctcgaatggatcttatgtgatttcgttcacaaatgttggtacgattaatattgcacttgtatctcgatggctgtgttcgttgagtagttctgcatttggaatcatttgttttaaattgggGGGAAAATCAATcggttactgttgatattatttagttttgttaatgaaaatggactaactgcgCTTATCTTGCAAGAGAAAACAGAAGAAAAGAAActaaagttttgctatgtttccaaaaaaggtttatctcagttaaaattaaataaatctttttggtgtttccaccgcacaagaagatttaaaaatgaaaagtttgacagcactttctaaaatgcaaatgtagtttcgatgtttcttatgaagtacaagtgagatagtttgattcgtgttaaataatgaaaaactgaatagttcagcactatataagaatatgctaaatactccatgtgcaattttttttaatttgattaaaacaaaactatattttttgtacacaaacacgtaaataaacaaacataaaaacaactccaccacacaggtttttctgcACAAATGTTGACTGGACTCCGATCCCCCAACGGATTTGAGTCGAATTAAGCTAATtttaactcgattcaggtatacaAAGaacaacaccacatgttaatgtagtagtctacgaacaaaccccttccttaaatcaattattaaatgaacttttttttatagaatctcaatttccagatgttttcttaacatttcttcttggaaattgtccattttattagttttagttattttttttgctaagttaattttaaattttgattttcacaaaattttcttctattctatttcagttgtaccaatttttaaatacaaaaatctggctactgtcgATGCGTTTACTTGGGAATTTTCtcctatactatttatagaatgccaaaaaaaacacgggaaataatttttcaaactttgatccTGGTTGATAGCCCGTCAGTTGttcttgttttatattttatattaattaaatgcGTTAAATGCTAAATGTTAGGTATACAATATTTACTTATATCTAAACTTCAAACTAACATTATTTCATCTAACACCAATAACATTATATTTAAAGCTTGCAGATTTGTTAAATTTACCGATTAATTGATTAAGAGGTCTCTTAGCGCCATAGTGGGATCTGCTAAAAATAGTTCTAAATGGTAAATTTGTTCCCAAGTTAGCTTGACTCAGATTGAAATATAATCAACAAAGAACAGATGGACATAAAATCGTTTCATTCAATACACCAGCTATAAAGCAGAACTTTAAATACTCTTTGGGAACTTAAAAAGATCTGAGATTTACCACGGAACGCCTTGGAGGTAATAAAAGTCTATTAAGCCAGTGGAAAATGAGAagacaaaatccttaaaatcTACATTTAATACTTTCTATTCTTTTTTCCCATTGAAACCAAATTGTATTTCGTCTTAAAACGTATTATACAGGAATTATCGGGAAAATATTTTTACGAAACCAAGTGTTTTGTAAGATTTATTTGGACTATTCCCAAAATTGGTTTAGAtattcttgtagattcttaaaaacatttttaaaatctgcaTAGATTTAAGATatattgaataattaaaaaagaaagcaaatcattaataaataagataaacagcaatggaccaaggtgactcccttgaggtacacaagaattaactttaattttgaacATAACGGTATGACATCTATCTTTAAGGTAGGTGAAATCCTCATAACGAAAATGTCGTTAAATCCAGTTCTGCTAAGGAGAATTTCATgacttaatttgtcaaatttctTGCTAATGTCTGTAAAGATGCAATCGACTTGAAAGTGTAAATGCATCCACGCAAAAAGTAGAGAATTGTTATAAATTTGTaatcgtagttttttttttacacaggCTCATGTTGACTTTTATAAATAACCGAAGAACAATTTAAGGGATAGCAGCCAATTTTGCTAAAGGACGTATGAATATTTCCAAAGTTGTGGGAACTAAAAACATTTCATATACCCGTTGAGAGGAAGGATCAATGGATATGAAACATAAGAAGCACAtattaagctttaaaatattgtcacgTATAGAGGCCTCAGAAATcgaaaaattgattgttttaagacaactatatttttgtatattaggaaaaaaaagtgaaaatgtgcttaaagaagaaatgtttttaaaggaattcttaaaataatctgCAAACATTGTCGAAATTGACTCTGAAAGATGGGTTGAAGACTTTTGAAAGCTTAAATTTGCTAGATATCCGTCAAATTTAAGTTTACTATTATAACGCATCCCCAAGTTCATTTTTACATGGATTGGGAATGAATTGAGAGTACAAAATCGCATTGCAGTTCGTAGTAAACTCTAAGCGTTTTCAGTCATCATTCTTCGATAATTAGAACTTCAACCAGGCCgtattatgtttatatttttttagtttttaaatgcgAATTTGCTACGGCGAGctactattttaaatttttatttgcgcAATGGAAGAGTGTATAAACAACAATCAAATAAGATTTCATAAAATAGTAGACAAGATCCGAAatacttcaatttttatttttaacactattcagttgttatttaaattcaaagacGCCATTTCATCTATTAAACAGAAGCAtttacgccgacgatctaattgagtacagaacggcccgaaaggttgaggttattagaattctcttgcagcgtgatttcgacaagattcagggATATTGTGACAACTAGAAactgaaaaaagaggctgggatgcgacccacactgataacttcccatcccgtctgtcgatttgtcttgcttaaaagtttgtgtatatgtatttttaccaaacttgcgcactattttttgaagattttattttttatgaaaaaaacggactgttggatttttatataaaaattactgaaaacaatattttctgtaaagtaaatttttaccaagttttagtattgtttttttagagttttattttttgtaaaaaaaactgtctattcgaattttttaaaaatttaaccaaatgttgaaaacaatatttcttataagataaaattagtttgaagccaatatttaaaatttttgaagagatatttgagtcgaaaatcaatttttaccaacttttatacattttatttaggtttttattttttgttaaaaaaactgtcaattcgatttttctcaaaatttgtcctaaagttgaaaacaatatttcttataagaaaaaattagttagaagctattatctcaaagtttttaaaagatatttcagtcgaaaattattttttaccaacttttgttaatttttttttctctttttaattttttgtaaaaaaactgtcaattcgatttttttcaaactttaactgtatgttgataacaaaagtttttgaaagataaaaataaattaaagtcaatatcttaaagttttgaaaagatatttgagtcgaaaatcaatttttaccaacttttattattttttttaggtgcttatttttttgtaaagaaaactgtcgattcgatttttctcaacatttttcaaaatattgaaaagaatatttcttttaagataaaataagcttgaagcctgaattttaagtttttgaaaagatatttgaatcgatattcaatttttacgaactttgactaatgttttttttagatttttatttttttataaaaaaactgtcaattcgatttttctcaaaattttatcagatgttaaaaacattattacaaattgttttagagatgaaattatatttcagtagtaaaattttggaggtgacaattttttttttcagttttattgatttacaaaaaaaaaccgttatatttttttttttttcaaaaaatatacctgtttggtatcacgttacaacatattatataaaatttaattcaagtctctagcgtttttggttcgtaagatatttagggttaaccaaaatgttcacttttttcaaactgctatggtaaaaaattcACCCATGCAATtctcttgagagccttttctgcatctttctgcatctttctgccttattacctgtataacaaaatttatttgaaaccgatatctcttctggttcttgagctatggacgacgaaaaaaacgtcgcgaacgtacggacgtaaaaaacgtacgaacacgcacgcacagacatctttctaaaaatctttcatttcgactataggaaccttgaaacgtcgagaaatgtcaaaattttcaattcgacaaatcggacccattacaataacttcctatgggaagttaataaatgacCATAAGTCGGAGAAAATTCTGTTCCGGattccgttggctagggcctcGAGAAAttcgtgcaagaattggcgcaaaattgtcatcgttgatcttcacgggcagccattagcaagcaaaagtgtagtgaagtatctcggtatctggttagatcagtattcattttttgacagacatataaatgctgctctgaccagggccagaggagcctttgctctgacgaaaaggctgttttttagcagtcgacTTGACCCCatgagtgaaggtaatttgctacatggccctcataaggccaatgatcgtttatggttgtcctgtgtggttcaacgttaccCCCTCTCAGTtagagaagtttcgggtgttcgagcggcactgtaccggcttatatcgaacagccgaatcttcatacgggctcgaatcaacagaaatgacaatttcgtgataaaactcgtgtattttgaaagtgcacgcttgagcagcttcattccaccagagacattcctctttttagacaaatgcggtctgatacaggatagattggcagttccgttaatctaccacgtcagacgaagaaccgtgaataggcgactcctgtacaatcgggacgtcatggcacaaggcggagcaaaactccttcggttcagtagggctgtgtccgaacgggactgaactgatagggtgaagcaggagaaccagttttggtggcttcaatcggcacttgatagtggataGTGGatagggttttaagccttggccggcttatatacttgttttatagttttagggtctagttttaagtagaataggcatggtggcacaaaaaaaaaacacaaacaaaaaatacaaacaaaaaaatacaaaaaaaaaaaaattaaaaaagaacaaaaaaaggaatataaaaaaaaattaaaaaaaacatacaaaaaagacaataaaatataaaaacaaaaaacgttagatttgcagCTGTGGttattctagttttaagtagtttataggtagaataggtagtttaagttagttttaagttttatattagggacgttattttaagtagtttttaagtaaaaataaaaaggatattgatattagttttttaaattttctaattaatacaaaaataaataaaaatgaattgaagttaaaatatatattggggccgaaaggcattagtagttagtgttatagtttaacatagagtgtccgtatgggaccattgagttagttgtaagttatggataattaggctagttttatgaatttttgtctagctttaagattggtttaagaatgaattaataaatatgaattaaaaaaaaaaaaaaaaacagaagcaTTAGAAGGCAAGGATACACCATCATTAGTTGATCGGCACCATTCCAAGTTGAGAAGATTAAACTCACCaataataatgattttatcAGTTAGCTCAATTTGctcaattttctcaaatatcGTTTCTAGGGAACTGttcaaattttcataaatgtctGTAGTATGGCCAGGCGGAATATAGAATGTAACCCCATAAAGGCAACAGGAACAGTGAAGACCTTTATATTTACTCAGAATATTTCAAGAGAGCATTGTAATCAAAATCAATCGTCAGTAAGTGAAGAAATAAATCACATGtacaacataaacaaaaatatgtaatccAACGGATACCCTATCTAATCTGATATTGAACTTACTGGAATATTCAGAAAGCATAAAAGCCTTTAAGGAAGGGCAAGTTTCTATTATCCGATTGGCCAgctcctaaaaaaaaactatggccTAATGACTCACAACTCTTTCCTATTCCTGTGTTCTAATACTATTCTCagggattgaggggacctacaattttaagtcgaatccatatgcctaatttgagaaagtacttttctcttagaggatttgttaattcctcgcaagaggtagaacccgtgaaaaaaatttagaactctggtatgacagtccaacgcaataactAGCATGTCAAGGGTACTGCTTTAATTAAGGCAGACTTATTGAAAAGTTGACTCAAACgtatttcaagaaaaatgtaattacgGTTAAGTCGAGTTTACTAGTGGCAAAATAccaacttttcatttttttcattgaactGAAAGCTTACTTTATTAATCGATAGTTTATTAACTTCttgttgtatttaattttttgtcaattcaaaTTGAAGTTTAAGCTTATGTGAGGaggttttttttagataaaattcaCTTGGTATTTGCCGTGGAAAGGACTTAAGGAAAAGTTAGTCAAGTAATGTATTAAGTCTGAAATGTATGACACCTACAAAAATAACTAGTTGCTTTGGTGTAAGTACACGTTCAAAGACTTCCCTTatttgtctgaacctgcccaatgataCACCAAACTTGACAGGTATAAAACAAGAATACATTCGCAATCAGATGTAAAAATCGTTTACTTTTAAATACAGATAACAAATTAATGGTGTGATATCAATTTTTGCACAATGTATACTCGTATATCAAATAACCAATTAATTTCCAATTGTTTATAAGTATGTCCTTATCTTCATTCTTAAAGAAACCCATCTTTGGTTTAGTGAGCCAAAAATGTTTCAAGcgccattattaaaaaaatttaaatatgtggtatgaatatgaattttgtcttttaataacTTACTCAAGTATGAAGAAATATTAGTCAACCATTTTCTACATATTCATAActtatcttaaataaaatgaGCATTGAAAACTCATTGTACTTTTTTCCAAACTTAAAAGGTTAAGTGATAACAACATAAGAATGTAAGTAAGCAAATTCATTATTCACAAAATTATCTaccactttttattttgtgaaaaatataaaattttccctTGTTACATCGTGTGCAGGTAGATTTATGGAATCCCCCAATGCTCACTCACCGTAACCCTTAAAGCAAATCCCTTAcaactttattaattaatttattcacaCATCAATGTGTTTTTATCACTTTTACCAACAAAAGTAGCAATTCACCTGGTTTTGCGGTTATTACaacttttcaacaataaaattaattgcgtGCCATGATGATgcacctaaaaataaaaagaaaaacacaacttGACTCCCACCAATCCATTATACAGCTAGTAAgtactttacttactttaccTACTATCTCTTTTACAATGAGGTAATTCTAGGGAGGATGAACAGCGAATAAAAAAGATAGCTTTATGGACTTCGTTGATAGCCCGCGGAATTCCCAGTTTATATCGTGAATAAACTTAATTACTgaactgacgacgacgacgatgatgatgatgattatgagaGTTGGAGACTTTTCGCGCCATCTGGGTTCTATGTTCATGTACAATAATATAATTGTACAAATGTTAATACCTACCTATCTTCTGCCTCTATAATTCCGTCTGTCTGATGATGTTTTTTAtcctgttttattttctaaaatattcgtTAAGCGTTTTACGGGACGTGATTGGAATTAATTCCCACCCTATCGAAGTATAAAAAAGATTGTCAACTTTATGAGGCAACTCAGTCTGATAAGTGAACTCGATATCAATCAAACATCAAGTCGAAAATACTCGTAGTTGTGAAATATGAAAACGGTAATAAGGATTAAAGGGATACGCGTTCGCTGCGTTACGCATCaacttacttaattttttttttattattcttaggTCGCGATAATTTTGTTGGTGAGCCTCTCGGCTGTGATGGCAAAACCCACTTTACATAAGTTAAAAGGTTTAATCAATGGTGGTTTGGGACTAACCCTTTCGAAGCACATTGGATTTGGAGGTGGTGGCGGATATGAAAGCGGATATGCCTCTGGTTATCGTGGAGGATACAGTGGAGGATACAGCGGAGGCAACTAcggaggtggtggtggtggataTTCAGGTCCACAAACAGTGCAAATTCACACCGTTGAACAAGTTCCGGTTCATACGATAAAGACTGTCCCAGTGCACACCTACAAAACTGTTCCCGTTTATAGCAGTGGTGGATATGGTGGTCATCAGGGTGGTTATGGCGGTGAGAGTGGATACGTAGGCCAAGGTGGATACAGTGGGCAAGGTGGATATGGGGGACATGGAAATCAAGGAGGTTATTCCGCCCCAGGTGGATATTCAAGTGGGGGTGGTTTCGGTGGAGGCACTGCAACGGCGAATGCAAATGCTGTAAGTTCTGCGAATTCTGGATATGGAAATGGTGGAAATTTAGGCTACTCAAATAATGGTGGAGGAGGTTGTTGTAACAATAATCTCGGAGGTGGTGGTTATAGCCAACATGGAAGTTACTCAAATGCACAAGCTTCAGCGTCAAGTAGTGCACGTTCTGGGTCGTggtagaaaatgttttttaagttcagCATTAAGTGATGTAATTTTCAAGtcaattaaaaaacgaaaaactgtattttttagtTTACATATCCAAAGATCCAAAAGTAAAAGTAGGTAaagtttttcatcatttttcgaTCATACTTTTAATTGAAAGTTAGGATTTTGCAAAAacaatgaacattttattttaagtgagTTTGACTTTTGATTCCATAATATTAACAGGCATTTAGAAGCATTGTGACCTTACTgatctttaactttttttttagcgcaagataaaatatcttaagataAAGTGATTGTGCActccaatattttgtaaataaaaataaattttatgtttgcaataaaatacacttttcgcttgatttttttgtctttatagTTAAAGTACAAAATATGCACATACAGTTTGTACTAACGTAAAGTTCCTGGTTTgatacataaaaaagtaaaagaattgTTTGGAAAATGTGATAAAGAGATCGTTTTGAAGCAAAAGTGACTTTGTTACGACAACCCGTTTCTTGAGCAATCCATTATTGTCTGTGTTACAAACGGTATGAATATAGCCTCTTGTGAATGTAATCTCTTGCGAATTTGaattaaagattgcattcagTGAAATGATCCAGAGACTGGGACTTTTAACTTTGAAATCATTAATTAGTTGaccttaaaaatattgcaataattTGTCAATCAATTATTTTACTGCAATCAATTTGGGCCTTATGGTTTTTTTTGCAGACTTTGGATTTAATTGTAGtgttaaaatctttttaaagtctttttattctttttattatgcaGGAAATTGCTAATAATTATTAAGAGATCTTATGTGAATGCAAGGATTGCACAACATTGCAAAACGAGTAAAATACCTAGAAAGACTTCAGAAGAGTGCAAAAGTCTTGAAATGAAAGTATCAAATCTAAATTATAAACTTTACCATCTTCAAATTAgttatatatattatatctaTAGTATATCGATAAAACTTGGTACAGGCAGAACGTGTGTACAGATATCCTGTTGAATCATATAATACCCTTCGGAGAAGACAATTTGCCGTTCATGCACGACAACTaccctaaacacacttcaaagttatagtgaagtgtgccttagaggtgaataaaatcgacTTTTTGAAGTGGGCAGCACAACCACCCGATCTCAAACCGACcgagaatttgtggaatgatgttgaacattacattgagcaaacaaaaaacatccaATTTAACCCAATTGTggcaggagattcaaaatgcttggtatgcaattccaaagtcacaatgtgaggctttggttgaaattttgccaagaagaattgcttctgtactgcaaaataaagggttcCCTACCAAATACTTGATATGTAattgtaaattatgtatttatttgaatttataattttatgtatacatacatagatcTATTACTCTCTGACTCTCCTTTACATTAAGGTTATACTATGAGCCTCGGGTGTAGGTACCTgagttttaagtttgaattatGTGGGTCAGTGAGGTTTAGATCAAGGTACTGCAAACATTAAGATtagtaataaaacttaaaattaaattataacgaaacgcgaattgttttttttttttttgattaagaaCATATTATTTGGCGACGAGGAATAAAACGAATTAAAAGTGGATAAATtagacattaaaataaaaattgatctaGACAGTGACAGTAATTCTGATCAATTCGACGATACTCACGAAAATTTCGATTCAGAACAAGTGAAACACGTGGATGCTTGCATCATGACGCAGTTCTTTgggtcaattgaatttttttctccTGGTGATGATTTTGATAGCTATGCCGAACGGTTGGACCAATTGCTAGCTATTAACAAAATAGTAGATGATTCTCTGCAAGGGTCATTTTTAATCACACTTATGGGGCCCGATACGTATAAAATTGTAAAGTCATTAGTAGCTCCTGCTGAACCTCACTCAAAAGGATACaaagaattaattaaagttttaaaggcACACTTTAAGCCAAAAGCAAACATAATTGCCGAGAGATTCCAATTTCACAAAAGATTCCAACAAACCCATGAATCTATAGGGGACTAcatttttgagttgaaaaacTTGTCCGAAAAATGTGACTTTAAAACATTCTTGGATGAATCACTGCGAGACCAATTTGTTGTTGGTATTAAAGACGAatcaatataacaaaaattattaaatgaatcGTCGATGGATTTTGATAAAGCATGTCAAGTAGCAAAGTCTTTGGAGCTCACGAAAAATAACATGCAGCTACTCCATCCCGGTTCCATATGTCATATGGATTACCAAAACACCAACAAGTTTCATCGAAGTCGTACACcgcaaaggaaaaaaaaaaacacagttacCAACCGAGAGATGAAAAGAAGAGTTCTCCATCAGCTGTAAATAGAGCAAAGCAGAGTAACAACAGCAATTTGAACTTCCAATGTTTTAATTGTGGACGCAACGGTCATTATGCCAGAAATTGCCGTTCACCCAGATCATCATCAACTGCACGCTCAGGGAGAGCAAAAAGTAATATGCAAAATTACCAAGCAAATTGTataagtatacaaaatttacagtTAGGCCATTTAAATCATATTTCTAATATTAATAATACATGCaatttaaatatagaaattaaCAGTAGTTTAGTATATATGGAAGTTGACACTGGAGCATCTGCTTCAGTCATGAGCGGGTTGAGATcggttgaaaaaaaattatgtttgattGCAGGTGACAATGTTTGTGTTGAAGGTGTATGCGATGTTCGAGTTAGAGATTtgcatgaaaataaatatttttccttaGAATTGGTTGTGGTGAAATCAAATACGAATTTCACACCATTACTCGGAAGATCGTGGTTGGATATTCTTGTGCCCAATTGGCGGGAACGGTTTATGAATATCAATAGATTGAACAGTgttaaagatttaaattatttcaaaaataaatataattcggTATTTTCGAAAAGTCTGAATTGGGCTATAAAAGATTTGGAAGTGGATGTTATTTTAAAGGACAATGCAACACCCATATTTTTTAAGCCGTACACTATGCCGTTTAGTTTGCGAGAAGCTGTAGAAAAAGATCTAGACCGTCTTGTTTCGGAAGGCATTTTGGTGGCAGTTCGCCATAGTAGGTTGGCATCACCCATCGTAGTTGTACCCAAAATGGACAATAATTTGCGAATATGTATAGACTGTAAGGTTTCTGTTAATAAATTAGTTCAAacctaaaattgatgaaatattcGCAGGCCTCAGTAATTGTGCTTATTTTTGTGTACTTGACTTATCAGGTGCATACCAACAGGTCAAAGTATCTGAAAAATCTCAAGAATATCTCACTATTAATACGCATAAGGGTCTATATCGCTATACAAGACTCCCATTTGGGTTGAGCTCAGCTCCCGCTCTATTTCAATCTATTATAGATCAAATTTTACAAGGAATACCGAAGGTATTTGGGTACTAAGATGATATACTCGTTGGAGGTGAGACTTTAGACGATTGTGAGAAGAAACTTGAAGAAGTTTTAAATAGACTTGACGCGTATCAGGTTAAAGTTAATGAAGGGAAGTGTAAGTTCTTccaagaaaaagttaaatatttagg
This window contains:
- the LOC129947240 gene encoding uncharacterized protein LOC129947240 — encoded protein: MKTVAIILLVSLSAVMAKPTLHKLKGLINGGLGLTLSKHIGFGGGGGYESGYASGYRGGYSGGYSGGNYGGGGGGYSGPQTVQIHTVEQVPVHTIKTVPVHTYKTVPVYSSGGYGGHQGGYGGESGYVGQGGYSGQGGYGGHGNQGGYSAPGGYSSGGGFGGGTATANANAVSSANSGYGNGGNLGYSNNGGGGCCNNNLGGGGYSQHGSYSNAQASASSSARSGSW